The Aspergillus fumigatus Af293 chromosome 3, whole genome shotgun sequence region GGTACCCCTTGCCGGCAGGCCTGAAGAAACTCTTGTGCTTCATCCCTCTGTCACAGATGCCGTGGTCATATGAGCAAggttgggggggggggaggtGACGCCATTGCGCAATACAGGCTATTTAATTGAATCTCGTCATTGCAACATCTCTGGCTAGCATGTCTTCGTGATAGAATAACTCATCGTCACCTGTTCTATTCCACAAATGACGATGCTCGTCCACGCCGTGGCTACTGGTGGACTAATTCTGACGCTGGAAAGAGTCATCAGACCGGGCACGCCCCTCGAGGTTCAGCCTGCAAAGAAGGCTATATGGAAGAATGTCGATGCATACTGGATTGATTTTCGGGGTGCGGCCGTATCCCGAATTCTCGTTTAGTGAACCTGCAGCTCATCTATACCATCCGATGATATTGCCGCACTCGTATCTCAGTCGTATGAATAGTGCTGCCATGGCCCATGTTACGATGAACGCACAATGCAGGCACTTCAGATGTCCTAGACTATAGAATACCTTGATTGTCACAAAGAGAAGTTTGTAGCCAAGTTGGATTCATAGCTGCAGTGCAGGTGCCGTTGAGGGATGAGAAAGAGTCTAAGAAGCACAAGCATCGCTGAGGACACAGGCTGCATTTTGGACAGCCACGTCATAGGCTTGCTTGATGACGAATAGTGGGCTTTAGGCAGATAGCGCCTACTTGCTTGCTACTTTGCTACCTATATTCTAGCAGCCTTCAGTGAACATGAAGATACCTACATATTCTACACTTATTAAATAAGAAGTCATATTTGGGCAGACGCACATAATGGCGCGTATAGGAGAAGTGGTTTAAGCCTATATCTATCTTACTTCTACTCCTTATCCCGAACTCAAACAGAGCAGACAGTATACAACCTGATGGGCGAGGATTGGTCCTCGCTGGGATTTGTTAGGTGATTTGGCTGGAATACACTACTATGCTGCTCTGCGTCCACTCTCTCTCAGTATAATCTGCATATAGAATTGCAGTGCAGGCTGAAACGCCGAGCTGCCTGTATGAAATCTTTGTAGAATATGAAACAATTCCGTACAGTGAGGCAGCACTTATAATAAGCTCAGTCAGAACTGCCTGCTAGCCCGGCTGCGTCCAAATAACAGGCAACTGCTGGCTATCGGGTCTCCAGCACTGAATATCACTTAGAATATCAAGCCTGGCGTTTCTGCTTCCCACACTTGGTCAAACATTCCTCAaccttgatggccatggtgGCAGGAATAGCATGCCGGACCTTGTCAATATCCTCACCAGCGATAGTCTCCCCGAATGTGGCAGCAATGACATCATCGCTGAACGAAAATGTCTGTGCAGCGACAATGCCCACGGCAAACTCATCCGAGGTAAAGGCTGCGGTGAAATTGGCGGGCTCACAGTCTGGGTTCACTTGCGTGTGAAACGACCCAGCCGGAAAGACAGTCAGCATGCCAGGGCCGAGCTCGGCACGGATGACCCGTTGGTGGCCTTCAGAGTCAAGGACCCCCGTCTCTGGAATCATTTCAGACAACACGCGCCCCGATGTAATGGCGAAGAGCTCGGTTGCACGAGGATGCAGGTGCAGGAAGCT contains the following coding sequences:
- a CDS encoding germin family protein, which gives rise to MLPDFPLHSVVAVMLSLVPLARTAPQPITQGSTSELSLTAQLRLADTAIERYKLLPKDEDFVFNFAGASLPVATSQNFPALVGTGASFSISQLPACSMSFLHLHPRATELFAITSGRVLSEMIPETGVLDSEGHQRVIRAELGPGMLTVFPAGSFHTQVNPDCEPANFTAAFTSDEFAVGIVAAQTFSFSDDVIAATFGETIAGEDIDKVRHAIPATMAIKVEECLTKCGKQKRQA